GATGGTGCCCGGCTTGGGGATGTTAGCAGCTCTCTGCTGAGCCTGTTGCGTAACAGCCTTTTGAGGCTTTGACTTGGCAGAAGAACTGGATATCACCACCTGCTTGCTGGGCGGTTGGGGTGGTGGCGGCTCGGGTACTACCCAGCCTACGACACGTGCCAGCAAGTTGTCACCAACCTTGCGACAATTGCTCCAGTCAATCTCCTCCAGGCCCTTTGCGTTCTCTGCCATTTCCAGAATCTGATTTGCAGAGACATCCCACACGGATCGCATGCGCCATCGTTTGACATTGCGGCCACAGCTCTCCCAAAGACTTCGGAAACCGTCGTCGGTAATGTGGAAGCAGTTGCTAATGTCAATCGTCTCCGGGCGGTTGCCAACGAAAGGACCAATGACTGTTCGGATGGCCAGATCTGTGACTCGTCTATTATGCTCAGACAAGTCCAAATCCATGCAAACCTTCGGGTGCGTCGTCAACAGCTTCCGCCAATGAGACGAAATGATTCGCGCGTTCATCAGCTCTGCAACATTGAGGTATCGGAATGCTTCCACGAGCAAATCGTCGGGAAGAGCTGGGGCCTGGGCCGGGTGTGGACGCCGTGGCAGTGTCCGGGCTCGCTTGACGGGCGCTTCTTGCTCGCTTGGCGACTGTGGTGGAAAAGAGAAGCGAAGAGGTGTCGACTCAATCTGGTGAGTTCGGAAGCCGTTCGTCACTATTGACGAGGAGTTGTCGGATTGCGGGGTAGGCGGGGCCAGGGAATTGCGTCGCCTATTTCGCATATTCTCCATGTCCACGCTCAAGAAAGGATCAGGGTCCTTGGGCTCCATCGTTTCCATATCGTCCTTTGTAGGTGACGTCGGTTTTGAGGGCGTTGTGAACGTGACGTGCGGTAGAGCTTTGGGTGTTGTCGGCGTCGGAGGATCTGATTTGCTGGTCCTTTCCATAGGGTCTGCATCTGACATTTCAACGTCTTCGTCGGAATTCTTGTATCTCTTGCGAGCTGTCTCCTCAACCTGCGACTTGATATCAGGTGGGCATCGGCTCCAAAGCGTGTCTAATGCGTCTCCGGGGATCATCAAGCACTCGACCGTTGTAATTGCCCGTACTGTCGCTGTTCGACCCTCGGACAATCCAAGACTGGCCACTTCTCCAAAGTATTGACCTGCTTTTAATCTTGGCCTGAGATAGGTCGCACGAGCTATCTTCTTTGGTGGTTCACTTGGTGCTTCATGAACAACCTCTGCTTCACCTCGAACAATGAAGAAGATCTCGTTGCCGGCCGATCCTTGTTGGATGATGTCTGTAAATGGAGGATATGTCTTTGGCTGGGCGCTGAGTCCCAGCTGATGGAGGATGTCAGGAGGTAATGTGGAGAACAAAGGCAGTTCTCGTAATGTTCGTCGCACGTTGACGAAACCACTTCCTAGGGCACTGCCTGCTGCAGGGTCCTCGATGGCGCCAGGACTGGGAGATTTCCGCTTCTTGGAGTTGACGACGGTGCCCTCTCTGATGGTGCCTACCTCACCCGTAGACACCTCACCTGGGACCGGTTCTCTTGCTCCGTTGGCTTGCGTCGAGGCAGGCTTGATGAGTTGCCCGCCCTCTTGGCGCTTCTTCTTGAGAATGTTTAACCGCTCTTGAGCTTCGTGACGAATAGCACGTTCCATATCCGGGAATTTCGGTAACTCGGCCTGGAGGTCTTCCTTCTTAAGGACCACGAGAAGGCATTTTGTCCGAGCCACAATGGTCGCAGTTCGCGGTACGTCCATCAATACACCGATTTCTCCGAAAAAGGCACCGGGCTTGAGTTCTGCATAAATGGCTTCACCGTCTCTAGAGGTGACAGCCACGACTCCGCGCACCAGCCAGTACATTGCTCTGGCATCATCGCCCTCTGTGAGAATGTGGTCCTGTGCAGCATGAACTTGTGGTCTCAAATGGTTTCCGATAGCGGCCAAGAACTCGTCTGGCGCAGACACAAACAGGGGAAATGATCTGATGCGATCAACCAAGTCGAGCGGCATGTCGCGGATGGTGGAAGCGGTGAGTGGGGATGGCCGCATAGGGCGGGTAGGGTTCGTATCAACGTTGAAGGACCTGAGGAGTGAGAGGGAATCTGGCACCCCGCCCGCGCCCGCGCCGGCATGGGCGAGGGCGCGGTAGGGTGAAGGTGATGTTGGGGAGCGATTCCGCCTCATGGTCCTTGACGGATGCCGCGTACGTGGTCGTGTCGACGCCAGGTTTTCGACGTGCCTTGCCGGCTAAGCTCTCCGCCCAGTGGGAGGGCAGAGGGCCAAAGCTTCAACAGGGCTTCGCCAGTGCACACCCGGTCTGTAGCCTGTGCTCCGCAAGGGCGGCTGGAGGAGGAGAGTCCTCTCCCTGCCTGTGAGCTGAAGCTTCCTCCGATGCTAGATTCCAGCGGTTTCCGTCGGTAGTGTAGACAGCAGACAAGGCTGGTGCATGCTCCGGAGAGGCCGTTTGAAGTGCAGCGTAATGGGTTCGCCGGGGGGAGATGCCAATCGTAGCGGTGTTTGATAATTAGAGACACTCTGATGATTGAGGACCTGTTGTTTGTTTCGCGCTATTTGAGATCAAATATTGCAAATTTCTTCTCAGCGATTCGGTAGTGAGAGGCGGTCGCGTTTGGTTTGAAGGCGGGGTCTTCGGAGCAGCTTTGAGAGTGGGAGGGTCGGGTTGGTCGACAATGCTGAGTGTCGCAGATCGTATCACGCAACGTCGCCGTTGAAAACGGTGTCTCTAGTCGCTTTCGACACGACAATTTGCCGGCAGGATAGAATGATTGATGATAAATGCGGTGACACCAAGTGTCTGCGCAAAGACAGCAACGGAAAGTTGTCGTGTGCTCGGCACCAGATGCTGTAGAAGCTGAGTTGGGGTGACAGTTCTGCTGTGGAAGTCAGGTCAGAGAGAAACACACACGGTCACTTTTTTGCCGCTGGTGATTTGGTAACGGTCAGTAGGCCGGGGAGTACTCACCAAATCTTCGACGGTGTAGGCAGATACAATTGTTGCTGTGTGGAATTGCTCTCGATGCGAAATAAACGGCTCTGTACGCGGGGTTCGGCCGGTTCCAAGGAGCGGATAGGCGAAGGCGAGATGAGTTGCGAGGATGGTGGGAAACGAAGGTGCCGGGGGTGGGTTGTTCGAGGCGGCGGGATCGGAGGCGAGAGGGTGATGTAGGCGAGTGAAGAAGGCGGATGATTCGCAGTCGCAATATTGCAGATCAGTTGAGCCAACAAACGGGCACGGGAATAGGCGATTGGAGGTTGCAATGCGAAGATCTCCAGCAGAAGAGGAAGATAGGAAGACGACTGCTGCAGGAATGGGTAAGCGGGTGGGAGGGGGACTGGGAGGAAGAGAAACGGTGACGGACGAAAAGAGAAGCGGTCGTGGGTTTgggaagggaagggaaggACCGAACTGGGGGGCGACGGGATGGGTGCGAGGATTCTAGGAAGGGACGTGAGCGTGGGCGTAGATGTCGGTACGTAAGGAAGGAGGTACCTTGCCCCTTGGTGTATTTTGGTGCCTTCCATTTGGTACGGAAGACATCATACAGCAGCTACCTAGTAAGGTGAGGTAGGCaggtacctttttttttggtGGAGGCGGCATGGGCGGGTGTGGGCGTGAACGTCGCACTGAAGTGGGCGGGTGGGCGTGCCCTGGGTGCCCTGGGCGTGGGCGTGGGCGTCCATGGCACGGCGCGAGGACGTACTGTGGAAACGTGGGACGTGGGGAAGGAACAAGAGTCGTTCTAACTGCTGCTTCTTTCCTTCCTTGCCGTTTCCTTCCTTCCGACTGCATTGGTACTCTGTACGAAGTGCCCAAGGACCCAGGGCACCTTCCTCGGCTGTTCACTTTATCTTTTGGCAAGATTACTTAAGGCAAAGTATTCTCTACCTTGAGGTACTATGTAAAGTGGTATTAcactaaggtaccttacttcCAGGGACATgactaaggtaaggtaggttaaGATATGCGGCCTGGAAGACGGGGAGGTGGAAGGGCGAGGATGGATGATGCTGCGTTGCATCCCCTACGTTTCTCGGAACCTGAGCGTGAGTGCCATACCCAACCTTCGTCGACCAACGCCCAGTAGTCAGCGACTGTACGGTGGACATGTGCAGATGCGGGAGCTGGTGCGGATGCGCCACAAGGATACAGCAGTAGGGAGGGGACACACTCACCTGCACACACTAGAGAGAGTTCCGGAAGGTCAAACACGGACAGGACAGCCAGACGAGACGGGCTAAACACCTTCGTCTCTTCACTTCACAAGCACAACTCTTCCACCAGGGAGCCCACGTCTTTgacccccacccccccctcccctacTACCATACTCGATATTTGGGAGCCAACAATACACATGTCTTCGAATACCAATGCTGGCCATTGGAATATCTTTTCACCCCAAGCAGACTGGAAGACAACTCATCTTACCTATCAAGCACAGTTATGACAACTCTAAGCGTCACCTCTACCACCGCTCTCTTCAGAGCTTTTGCCTATCGCCAACGCTGCGCCCAGCCAGCCCTCGCACAATGACGCTCGGAGGGTGGGGTAGGGGCCGTGAAGCTTGTACTCATCAGGTACCGATCTACTGCACACGGACCCTTGAGGCAGTCTGTTCAGGGGTACGCAGCATGTCACTGGCAGGGTGACGAGACATGAACGGAACCTGACCCCAAAGCTTAAACAGCCTGGCGCCCAAGGGCCAGTAGACGGTAGTCGTGTGGCCGCGGCGACCGCGGCAGGCTTGAGGCGAGGAAGTAGGTATTTGTGTCCATTCGATCATCTGGACGATCATGATTGCTGTCACGGCGAGGGCATTGGAAGAGTTCAACGACAGACTAATCATAAACTCATCAAACACGGCTCTGTCGTCAGAATGTCAGCGGGAAAACACTCGCACAAGCAACGGCAGCTTACTGTGCCTGAGCATGCCCCGAGCCTCTTGTGTTCCCTGCACTGGGCACAGCCAAGCTGTTTGTGGTGTCGAAATACAGACGTAGTCATGACAATATCTCTGCGTAAGGTACCATACTTTACGGTTTCTCTAGGCGCACTGTAAAGACCTGGGTACCACGCCAGTGGAGGAGAGCCAAAGCTAAAAGTAAAGGGGGAGGAGACCGGGTGTGCGACAGACAAACTGCAGCTTTCGCGACCTTCGTCTATGGCGCCCTGTCTTGCCCTGAGCAGAGGAAACAAACAGCCAGGAGACATAGACATGCGGTATGCTCCGTCGTGACTCTGATCTGCCAGCACACCATTTGCCCGACAAGGTGCTAGGTTATTTGATGATGTCAGCAAAGGGCAGACAATTAAGAGACAGTAGGAGAAAGACTGACTGATGTTAATCACTCGTCCACCAAAACTTGAGCCACATTTACCTAACGATACTTGAGTATAGCGAGGCCAAGAATAAGGAGGATTCTCGCTGCAATTGCTGCAAGCAACCAGGTATAAGCCGGCAGACAACGTCAGTATCGGCTGCTGCGAAAGCGAGACATGAAGCTACCTTGGCTAGGGCTGGCTCCAATGGCGATGGCAACATATTACTACCTACCTGAATCTGCGCACTGCTCCGGTCACCAGTGTGACATTGAGGCATCGGAATAGAGCAGGTAGTGTAGCGCGAACAACGGACGCACGCACCTTGCTTAGCCCCCTTGGGCACAAATCCAGGGCAGCCGCTCAATGGTCTGGGTTTCTTCCGAAAGGGGCGTCGCTAGATCGGCCAGAGGAGAATAGCCAAAGGAAAAATCAAAATTGACAGAAATCAAACGGCCTGCCGCCGGGCCGGCCTTGCGATTTCTTTGTTCTATCAGGCTTCTGGCGTCGTTTCCATGCCGGCTTCCA
The DNA window shown above is from Colletotrichum lupini chromosome 7, complete sequence and carries:
- a CDS encoding cyclic nucleotide-binding domain-containing protein; amino-acid sequence: MRRNRSPTSPSPYRALAHAGAGAGGVPDSLSLLRSFNVDTNPTRPMRPSPLTASTIRDMPLDLVDRIRSFPLFVSAPDEFLAAIGNHLRPQVHAAQDHILTEGDDARAMYWLVRGVVAVTSRDGEAIYAELKPGAFFGEIGVLMDVPRTATIVARTKCLLVVLKKEDLQAELPKFPDMERAIRHEAQERLNILKKKRQEGGQLIKPASTQANGAREPVPGEVSTGEVGTIREGTVVNSKKRKSPSPGAIEDPAAGSALGSGFVNVRRTLRELPLFSTLPPDILHQLGLSAQPKTYPPFTDIIQQGSAGNEIFFIVRGEAEVVHEAPSEPPKKIARATYLRPRLKAGQYFGEVASLGLSEGRTATVRAITTVECLMIPGDALDTLWSRCPPDIKSQVEETARKRYKNSDEDVEMSDADPMERTSKSDPPTPTTPKALPHVTFTTPSKPTSPTKDDMETMEPKDPDPFLSVDMENMRNRRRNSLAPPTPQSDNSSSIVTNGFRTHQIESTPLRFSFPPQSPSEQEAPVKRARTLPRRPHPAQAPALPDDLLVEAFRYLNVAELMNARIISSHWRKLLTTHPKVCMDLDLSEHNRRVTDLAIRTVIGPFVGNRPETIDISNCFHITDDGFRSLWESCGRNVKRWRMRSVWDVSANQILEMAENAKGLEEIDWSNCRKVGDNLLARVVGWVVPEPPPPQPPSKQVVISSSSAKSKPQKAVTQQAQQRAANIPKPGTIIGCPALKHLNLSYCKHITDRSMAHLAAHASNRLESLSLTRCTSITDAGFQSWAPYRFLNLSHLCLADCTYLSDNAVVALVGAAKNLTHLDLSFCCALSDTATEVVALGLPQLRELRLSFCGSAVSDASLQSVALHLNELEGISVRGCVRVTGGGVENLLEGCSRLQWVDVSQCRNLENWIRSGGVMRWGFDERGGNGLSPGQVPLPLPSPTPAATNRGGRGARPLSFRRRARHPVRFIVEKGAFGLR